Genomic window (Mesorhizobium sp. M4B.F.Ca.ET.058.02.1.1):
GAGGGGCCGAGCAGGGCGAAGAATTCGTTCTCGCGGATGTCGAGCGAAATGCCGTCGACGGCTCTCACGCGGCCGAAATTCTTCGACACGCGATCGATCCGAAGCAGCGTGCGCGGTTCGCTCATTGGCCGATAACCCCACGATTGAGCCGCTGCGAAAGGGTCAGCGCGGTGATCGAAACCGCCATGACGATGGTCGCCAGCGCGTTGATCTCCGGCGTGATGCCGAAGCGGATCATCGAATAGATCTGCATCGGCAGCGTGGTCGAGGCGCGGCCGGCGCCGGCGGTGAAGAAGGCGATGATGAACTCGTCCACCGAGAGCGTGAAGGCGAGCAGCGCGCCGGCGACGACCGCCGGCAGGATGACCGGCAGCGTCACCCGCCGGAAGGTGGTGAGCGCGGAGGCGCCGAGATCGGCGGAGGCCTCGACGATCGACCAGTCGAAGCTCTTCAGCCGCGCGCGCACTACCGAGCAGACGAAGGCAAGGTTGAAGACGACATGGGCGAGGACGATGGTGTGTAGGCCCATGGTGACATCGAGCAGCGAGAAGAACGACAGCAGCGCGATGGCGAGCACGATGTCTGGAATGATCATCGGCGCGAAGATCAGTGCTTCCAGACCCTTTCCGTATTGCCGGCGCATCTCGATGCCGATCGCCAGCAGCGTGCCGAGCAGCGTGGCGATGGCGGTCGAGACCAGCGCCACGATCAGCGTGTTGAGGGCAGCCTGCAGGATCGCCGCATTGCCGGCGAGCGAAGCGTACCATTTCAGCGAGAAGCCCGACCATGCCGTCGGCAGCCCGCCGGCGTTGAAGGAGAGCGCCACCAGGACGGCGATCGGGATGTAGAGGAAGGCGAAGACCAGGACGAGGATCGTCCGCAAGCCGAGGGTGCGGGCAGGCGACGAAGTCATGGCTGCCCTCCGATGGTCAGGAGGCGAGCGGTCGTACAGCCTCCTTCTCCCCATTCACGGGGAGAAGATGTTGGCAGGCAGATGAGGGGCAACGCTGAGCGTCGCAAAGGCTGGCGCCGCCCCTCATCCGCCCTTCGGGGCACCTTCTCCCCGTGAACGGGGAGAAGGAAGCAAGGGAGCGCTCAGCCATCGGCACCTCCCTCAGCTTCCTTGGCTCGGCCGGCGGCGCGGTCGGCAAGCAGGGCCTGCGCCATCAGGACCGCGAGCATGATGGCGATCAGCGCCATGGCGAGGGCGGCGCCAAACGGCCAGTCATTGGCGGTCAGGAACTGGTCGTAGACCAGGTTGCCGATCATCTGGAAGCGGCCGCCGCCGAGCAGAGCGGGGGTGACGAAATTGCCGATCGACAGCACGAAGACGAAGACCGCGCCGGCGGCGATGCCGGGCACCGTCAGGGGCAGGATGACGCGGCGAAAGGTGGTCAGCGCCGAGGCGCCGAGGTCGCGCGAAGCCTCGGCGAGTTCCGGATTGAGCCGCGACAGCGGCGCGTAACAGGCGAGGATGACGAAGGGCAGGTAGTTGTAGACCAGGCCGGCGATGACGGCGCCCTCGGTGTAGAGCATCGACGGCGGCTCGCCCGTGTAGCCCATCCAGCGCAGC
Coding sequences:
- a CDS encoding ABC transporter permease; this translates as MAPALAWLTALMVVPCALVLALAFFRRGIYGGIEYTFTLENFGQVLDPLYAGIFLNSARIAGAATLIAVIIGYAAAYAIAAAPRRLQPVFLFFAVLPFWSNYLIRTYAWIVLLNREGLVTQLLRWMGYTGEPPSMLYTEGAVIAGLVYNYLPFVILACYAPLSRLNPELAEASRDLGASALTTFRRVILPLTVPGIAAGAVFVFVLSIGNFVTPALLGGGRFQMIGNLVYDQFLTANDWPFGAALAMALIAIMLAVLMAQALLADRAAGRAKEAEGGADG
- a CDS encoding ABC transporter permease, with the protein product MTSSPARTLGLRTILVLVFAFLYIPIAVLVALSFNAGGLPTAWSGFSLKWYASLAGNAAILQAALNTLIVALVSTAIATLLGTLLAIGIEMRRQYGKGLEALIFAPMIIPDIVLAIALLSFFSLLDVTMGLHTIVLAHVVFNLAFVCSVVRARLKSFDWSIVEASADLGASALTTFRRVTLPVILPAVVAGALLAFTLSVDEFIIAFFTAGAGRASTTLPMQIYSMIRFGITPEINALATIVMAVSITALTLSQRLNRGVIGQ